aatttacctccGCAATGTTATATGAAGAAAAGAAGTTGCTGAATACCTAGTCTACTTCCATCGATGAACCATTTGCTAATCCTATAAAGAAACAGTTTGTACCTATTTGTgcataaaagaaaatgtgttatttaatttgaatattgagCAGGTTTCTCTTAGTAATTCCATAGTCAAAATAGTAAGATCTTGTATTtgtaaattacataaaaaattaccattctGTTCATTTCCTGGAATTTGTCCGGACTGCAGAATCTTTTGTAACCTTTCGACTTCCTCTAGGGAATTCGCATTGTTAATTGCATCGCGaatagttttaatttcttcatcaGATaagcctaaaattaaaaatgtacttgTTCAGGTTTaagaagataaaaataatattcccAATCCtctgtagaaaaaaaactaGTAAAAAACATATTCTGCATTTCAAGACTGATGAATCTTAGAAAACAAGAACAAACAAAACTCGCCTCTACTCTTAGCTAAATTGTGCATATTTCCTCcaggaataaaagtttttgaccTTTTGATAATATCTTTTTGAATCTCCTTGCCCCTCTTGCTTTTGAACAAGGTCTTGGCCTCATCTCGCTCCTTTTGcttgatttttctaaaatcaaGTAATTTCAATTGAGGCAGCTTGAACACCAGGTAGAGTCTGTAGTGTTGTTTGGCTGTTATAGGGTTGTGCAACAAACTAAGTGTTGTGAGCTTCTCTAAAGATGCTAAAGATTCAACATCCCCAAGATCCTCTATCTGATTTCCAGTTAGAATCAGTGATTCTAGATTGGGAATGTATTCTTCAAGATGATCTGCAATTCGACTAGAACGcaaagttattaatattatttcaaacTTAATTTAGAGCCAgagagattaaaatttttctgcagaaaaatGGGTATTTAATATAGTACAACCTCAATAATTGGAATCTATATTAATCTGAATTCTTTAGTTTTCTGAGCAGGCTTTTCTGCACATTATAGGTGTTGTAATCCAGAATTCTGCTATTCTGGTAatctggattttatttttgtttggattaattttattaaaggttGGCTAGTTACCCCAGTAGTTTTATGTTCTCATATATGATATAGTTTGGTTTTATGTCATCATCATactctttatttttcatataaaatttgtatgtaTGCATAGGTACATGTATCatatataaaataagtttatcTTCCCTTGTACCAATTCATTTTATGATCCAAACTGTTTTGGATTATATTGATCTGGATTATTGGAGTTGTACCATATCTTTAAGAGAGAATTAGCAAAACCCTACTTACATTACTCTGTTATTGTTCAATAAAAGACACTTTATTCTTTTCAAGTAAGGAAAACCATCAAGTTTTCGAATATCATTGTCTGAAAAATCGATTGTATCAAATTGGTCCCCAGTTGCCCCgagattttcaatttctggTATTCTATACCCTGTAAAAACGTTTTGAATGAAGGAATTAAATGATTTACTTTACAGAAAAAGATAACTTAATGTTTCTAAATTGACTTTAAGTTCAAAGTGGGCAAAATTGGACACTTTTAATGAGAACACCCTATTTCTTgccaaaataaaagaaaacttataTTGGTGTTTGAGactcaatttttgtaataaagttaAGTAGGAAATCTTTGTGTTTActaaaaacatacattttttagaCATATCTGTAGATCTTTTCgtctttaaaattgttttcatttttttcatttttcatttcatcttcaaaaatgttttacacagagttcaattatttaagtttaattttcaaaaagcaatatttttatgtattctgCACGCTTCAAATTTCATATATCATGCTTGTGTTCTATGCCAATCTATAAATTTGCCTTTATACTGTTTGGGTTAGTTTggtgttcaaaatgaaattgtggtaataaaatttgttgctAACGATTTAATAGTAACTAGCGTAATATAGTTAACTTTCTAATGTCGTGTTTCAAGATTTTTACATcataaaacactaaaaatatCCAAAGATACATACCTCGCAAATCAAGTTCCCGATCTTTCACTGGGTTCATGTACTgcattgaattttgaattaa
This DNA window, taken from Euwallacea similis isolate ESF13 chromosome 5, ESF131.1, whole genome shotgun sequence, encodes the following:
- the U2A gene encoding U2 small nuclear ribonucleoprotein A' — encoded protein: MVKLTAELIQNSMQYMNPVKDRELDLRGYRIPEIENLGATGDQFDTIDFSDNDIRKLDGFPYLKRIKCLLLNNNRVIRIADHLEEYIPNLESLILTGNQIEDLGDVESLASLEKLTTLSLLHNPITAKQHYRLYLVFKLPQLKLLDFRKIKQKERDEAKTLFKSKRGKEIQKDIIKRSKTFIPGGNMHNLAKSRGLSDEEIKTIRDAINNANSLEEVERLQKILQSGQIPGNEQNGLANGSSMEVD